In a single window of the Saccharothrix australiensis genome:
- a CDS encoding M20/M25/M40 family metallo-hydrolase: MGLAEQVGDWVREREAELLAELAAWLAQPSVSRTGEGMADAVAHGVELLRRAGLTPEVVETGGWPALVGTAPGPPGAPHVLVYGHYDVQPAGPLDEWDSPPFEPTFRDGRVYGRGAGDNKGQHLAQLLGLRALREVTGGLPCRVTVLLDGEEEIGSPHLANALRALPKPDLVVWSDGPVHESGRASVVLGVRGIATFELRVRGASGPLHSGNWGGVAPNPAWRLVHVLAGMRDARGRVLVDGFADDVVPLSPGERAALAALPADVPEVLAGIGVSGMEPPADLGFYERLTGPTFSINSLTCEDGGEHRTVIPHVAVAKCDMRLVGGQRVETVFAAIREHLARHAPDVELTPGGAMEPSRTLPETRWTDAVLRGAAAGLGEEPLLVPALGGSLPIAAFSDELGVPCYGVPLANVDERNHAPNENLALDWFRRGVVAAATVQQAIAAVGR, encoded by the coding sequence TGGCCGACGCGGTCGCGCACGGCGTGGAGTTGCTGCGGAGAGCCGGGCTGACGCCCGAGGTGGTCGAGACCGGCGGCTGGCCCGCGCTGGTCGGCACCGCGCCCGGACCGCCGGGCGCGCCGCACGTCCTGGTGTACGGCCACTACGACGTGCAGCCGGCCGGGCCGCTCGACGAGTGGGACTCGCCGCCGTTCGAACCGACCTTCCGGGACGGCCGCGTCTACGGCCGGGGCGCGGGGGACAACAAGGGCCAGCACCTGGCCCAGCTGCTCGGGCTGCGGGCGCTGCGCGAGGTGACGGGCGGGCTGCCGTGCCGCGTCACGGTGCTGCTCGACGGCGAGGAGGAGATCGGCAGCCCGCACCTGGCGAACGCCCTGCGCGCCCTGCCGAAGCCCGACCTGGTGGTGTGGAGCGACGGGCCGGTGCACGAGTCCGGGCGGGCCTCGGTGGTGCTCGGCGTGCGCGGCATCGCCACGTTCGAGCTGCGGGTCAGGGGCGCGTCCGGGCCGCTGCACTCGGGCAACTGGGGCGGTGTCGCGCCGAACCCCGCGTGGCGGCTGGTGCACGTGTTGGCGGGCATGCGCGACGCGCGGGGACGGGTGCTGGTCGACGGGTTCGCCGACGACGTGGTCCCGCTGAGCCCCGGCGAGCGCGCGGCGCTGGCCGCGCTCCCCGCGGACGTGCCCGAGGTCCTGGCCGGCATCGGCGTGTCCGGCATGGAGCCGCCCGCCGACCTCGGCTTCTACGAGCGGCTGACCGGCCCCACGTTCAGCATCAACTCGTTGACCTGCGAGGACGGCGGCGAGCACCGGACCGTCATACCGCACGTCGCGGTCGCGAAGTGCGACATGCGGCTGGTCGGCGGGCAGCGGGTGGAGACCGTGTTCGCGGCCATCCGCGAGCACCTGGCCCGCCACGCGCCCGACGTCGAGCTCACGCCCGGCGGCGCGATGGAACCGTCCCGGACGCTGCCCGAGACCCGCTGGACCGACGCCGTGCTGCGGGGCGCGGCGGCCGGGCTCGGCGAGGAGCCGCTGCTGGTGCCCGCGCTGGGCGGCAGCCTGCCGATCGCGGCGTTCAGCGACGAGCTGGGCGTGCCGTGCTACGGCGTGCCGCTGGCCAACGTGGACGAGCGGAACCACGCCCCGAACGAGAACCTCGCGCTGGACTGGTTCCGGCGCGGCGTGGTGGCGGCGGCGACCGTGCAGCAGGCGATCGCGGCGGTGGGGCGATGA
- a CDS encoding S9 family peptidase: MTLTDFERVTDAAHGPGGALAWISDATGRPQPWVDGRHVPVAGSARRCAWRPDGARLLVLTDPDGREDHWLGELDPATGEVEWVVAEQGVRCEIGVPYGSAGDPYSADGALLAYASNARDVEVFDVLVRDANGSRIVLRGDDRYLPMGFSPDSRLLLVVKLHQNTEHELFVVDLATDTARRLTEPGGPAKWEPVAWLPDSSGIVVCTTHGRDSVGLATLSLTGEVTWLDTPESDVEGGALSRDGARLAWGRNEDGWTRLLWSERGGEPREVAGLPRGLAVCEWGLGGHVLRFTHDGRLLVVLARADAATELYLADLDAGTAERLTDFGARLPDDLVAPTVVHATSADGLAVPCLLYRPPSASPDAPAPVVMTVHGGPESQAYPEYDPMVQELLAAGIGVIAPNFRGSSGYGLRRQRAIYRDWGGGDLADLAAAADLLADVDWADGTRLGVHGASYGGFAALSCASRLPDRWRAAVSECGTSDLVTDVLDLPPTWRKRSKEWIGDPDDPADLARLTERSPLGNAHRVRVPVLFLHGENDTRVKPEESERMYRRLRELGKPARLELHPGVGHEVDREGWAAAVELIVGWFTAHL; this comes from the coding sequence ATGACGCTGACCGACTTCGAGCGGGTCACCGACGCGGCGCACGGGCCCGGCGGCGCGCTCGCGTGGATCAGCGACGCGACCGGCCGCCCCCAGCCGTGGGTGGACGGGCGGCACGTGCCCGTCGCCGGTTCCGCGCGGCGGTGCGCGTGGCGGCCGGACGGCGCGCGGCTGCTGGTGCTGACCGACCCCGACGGCCGCGAGGACCACTGGCTGGGCGAGCTGGACCCGGCGACCGGCGAGGTGGAGTGGGTGGTCGCGGAGCAGGGCGTGCGCTGCGAGATCGGCGTGCCCTACGGCAGCGCCGGCGACCCGTACAGCGCCGACGGCGCGCTCCTCGCCTACGCGAGCAACGCCCGTGACGTCGAGGTGTTCGACGTGCTGGTGCGCGACGCGAACGGGTCGCGGATCGTGCTGCGCGGCGACGACCGCTACCTGCCGATGGGGTTCTCCCCCGACTCCCGGCTGCTGCTGGTGGTCAAGCTGCACCAGAACACCGAGCACGAGCTGTTCGTGGTCGACCTCGCCACCGACACCGCGCGGCGGCTCACCGAGCCCGGCGGCCCGGCCAAGTGGGAGCCGGTCGCGTGGCTGCCCGACTCGTCCGGGATCGTCGTGTGCACCACGCACGGCCGCGACTCCGTCGGCCTGGCGACGCTGTCGCTGACCGGCGAGGTCACCTGGCTGGACACCCCGGAGTCCGATGTGGAGGGTGGCGCGCTGTCCCGCGACGGCGCACGCCTGGCGTGGGGCCGCAACGAGGACGGGTGGACGCGGCTGCTCTGGTCCGAGCGGGGCGGCGAGCCGCGCGAGGTCGCCGGCCTGCCGCGCGGGCTCGCGGTCTGCGAGTGGGGCCTCGGCGGCCACGTCCTGCGCTTCACCCACGACGGGCGGCTGCTCGTGGTGCTCGCGAGGGCCGACGCGGCGACCGAGCTGTACCTGGCCGACCTGGACGCGGGCACCGCGGAGCGGCTGACCGACTTCGGCGCCCGCCTCCCGGACGACCTCGTGGCGCCGACCGTCGTGCACGCGACGAGCGCGGACGGCCTGGCGGTGCCGTGCCTGCTCTACCGGCCGCCCTCGGCGAGCCCCGACGCGCCCGCGCCGGTCGTCATGACGGTGCACGGCGGCCCGGAGTCGCAGGCGTACCCCGAGTACGACCCGATGGTGCAGGAGCTGCTGGCCGCCGGGATCGGCGTCATCGCGCCCAACTTCCGGGGCTCCTCCGGCTACGGGCTGCGCCGCCAGCGGGCGATCTACCGCGACTGGGGCGGCGGTGACCTGGCGGACCTGGCCGCGGCGGCGGACCTGCTGGCGGACGTCGACTGGGCGGACGGGACGAGGCTCGGGGTGCACGGCGCGTCCTACGGCGGTTTCGCCGCGCTGTCCTGCGCCTCCCGGCTGCCCGACCGGTGGCGGGCGGCGGTCAGCGAGTGCGGCACGTCCGACCTCGTCACCGACGTCCTGGACTTGCCGCCGACGTGGCGGAAGCGGAGCAAGGAGTGGATCGGCGACCCCGACGACCCGGCGGACCTGGCCCGGCTGACCGAGCGCAGCCCGCTGGGCAACGCCCACCGGGTGCGCGTCCCGGTGCTGTTCCTGCACGGCGAGAACGACACCCGCGTCAAGCCCGAGGAGTCCGAGCGGATGTACCGGCGGCTGCGGGAGCTGGGCAAGCCGGCGCGGCTGGAGCTGCACCCCGGCGTCGGGCACGA